ttttcaaaagattttgaaaagataaaaatgtcaTGAATTGACATGTGACATATCTTTAACATTGTTAGTATACTTGATTGTATTAAATTTCGAAAAATAAGAATCAAACTGAgacctaaaaaaaaaattgttagtatAGTACTAACCAAAATGACTtgattgtattaaatttttaaaaataagaaccaAATTTAGACTTATAAAAAAAGGGACTGATTTGGGATTGTCCTAAAAAATTGTGAATGAATGACATATTTAACCTTGAAAAAAAGTATAGGTTCAAATCTATATCTGGATTATGTTGTGGacatattttagttaatttttaatgcTATTCTACAGTTACATTTCACACAAACAGGTTTatatgattttgtatttttacctttttgttCTTAATGCTCTTTTTGGCTAATTACGTGAGCATTGtagaaaattttgttctatttgGATTTGGTAGTATTTCCTTTTCGTTCCATGTATTTTCTTTCACAGCAATGGAAACTAAGTGTACACTTGGAATTTGTTGGCTGCCCCGTCAAGCTTCTGTTAATATTGGGGAAATCATCTCTCATGAAAAAAATGCTGTTTCTGTAAAAATCTTTTTATGAAATAACTCTTTACTGGACTTGAAAACATCGCTGTTGTGTAATGATCTCTACTCTAAATTCTTTGACATGGCTGTTACCCATCATAGTTGATCATATAGGGTATGTAATTGCCTTTTTTAATACCCGGGAAGAAAATTAGAAACTTGGTATATCTTCATATAAAATAAGCGATGTTCTTATGTAAATTTGTTGAGTTCGCTGGTAAATGTTTTTGCTGAATAATATTGTATCAGTTGTTCTAGCTTGTGAAATTTAGATACCATTATTTTtgtcatcatcgtcatcatttTGTAATGTTTGTGTTgcattttttgttgtttatggTTTTACTTGTTTTTTGTGCAGTGTAACATGCATTCTTCGATGGGCTACGTACCGTGAGAAAGTTACTTGTCCTCAGTGTAAACATCCATTCGAGTTTCTCAATATTCATCGCACGCTTGATGGCAGGTAATTATggtaccttttttattttattccgtTTCTAATATAGTTAACACTAATTATGTTAAATGATGTGATAGAAAGAATTCATTCAAGTTTTGTATGGGAGTGGATCATCTATACTATTATTCAAGACTAGTATAACAAAATgctaatatctttaaaaattacTACCATATCTTATTACAGCAAcctaaattattcaatattattgTAACAAATAGTGACAATAATGTAGCTTCCGCAACTTCTTAATCTTTTAACATTGCATTTGTGAATTTTTGAATGTTTACAACTTCTGTTTGACAATTATTCCAAGCTATATGATGTTCTTACACTTGCAGCATTCAAGATTACATGTTTGAGGAGAGTGTTTGTCTGCTACTCCGGGCCTCCTGGTTCAAACCTTTATCTGTTGAAGAACACGTGGTTCACGAAGATGCATACGAGGAACTAGGAGACTATAATCAGTACGAGTATGAGGACGAGGACATGGATGATGATATGGATGAAGCTTATTATGGTGGTTCGTCAAGTTTTCGTATCGGCAACCGCAGATGGGGAGATAACGGCTACGTCAGGGCTGGTCGACAAGAAGCTCGGCCAGTTAACCGAGCGAACTTCCAGGATTCCGGAGCAAGTTCATCGCGAGAGCCGAAGAAGAAAGAGATTGGGAAAAGTAGCACAGGCCGAAGGGCAAAGAGAGCACAGAAAAGGGAAGCTGCTGATAAGGCTGCTGAAGCAAAACATCAGCAGCATTTGGTAAGGCTGGGTAGGAAgtgattttatttgttatgtgagGTTTACTTTGAACTCTCCTTCCCAGAAGCTATATATTTTCTgccattaatttattttccttgtACATTCTGTGTTGTGTACCATGAACCATGTAGTAGATCTTGGGAAGGTGTTTAGAATAATGGTTTGGTGGGGTGGTCGGATCATGACTTCCATGCTCACTAAAGCACTGATCAATTTAGGTTGTAGTTCATTGTTTTACTTTCAATCCATGTCTAAACTGTACATAAATTCCTTGTCATCTTGATATCATTCACACCTCAACAATGTTTAATGTGTATCAATTTGTTAAGAATGGGGTAAAtgattaatttgttaaattcttttcacgatacttaaatttaaattcatcttattttgaagtatttaatttgatattttaaatttaaattaatttaactttttagatAAAacgtttttattattatttaatgtaaaaatttatttaaatattaaataattgttttaaatttagaaatatattggttttttaattgatcttttgtcaaaaaatttcaattaatattactGAAGTCTTTTTCGTTTGCTTAGATcgaaagttttttattttttttatcaattattatttagattGATTTTACTTAGAATCATTTTAATGATGTTGAACTATGTTTAtcatttttagttatttaattttttacattaatagaAAATAACTCATAATGTTGGCTgcatattaaaaacaattctaACAAATGATTGGTAAAGATAAATATCGATGTTGGtgatacaaaaaaatattaagattgaTATTACTTAGAATCATTTTAATGATG
This portion of the Vigna radiata var. radiata cultivar VC1973A unplaced genomic scaffold, Vradiata_ver6 scaffold_95, whole genome shotgun sequence genome encodes:
- the LOC106753048 gene encoding uncharacterized protein LOC106753048: MTSSLEKIIQGEQVLTNDFQDLTIKDLSEKGSETVIHEVGNGSHGGICAICLDEIVLQETALVKGCEHAYCVTCILRWATYREKVTCPQCKHPFEFLNIHRTLDGSIQDYMFEESVCLLLRASWFKPLSVEEHVVHEDAYEELGDYNQYEYEDEDMDDDMDEAYYGGSSSFRIGNRRWGDNGYVRAGRQEARPVNRANFQDSGASSSREPKKKEIGKSSTGRRAKRAQKREAADKAAEAKHQQHLVRLGRK